From Neisseria musculi, the proteins below share one genomic window:
- a CDS encoding AmpG family muropeptide MFS transporter translates to MQQNSSKNWLAAAAVYTDRRAVALFFLGFSAGVPILLIFSSLSLWLREAGVERSTVTMFSWAALAYSFKFVWAPLIDSLPLPFFTRALGKRRGWLLFSQVMVVAAVCSIAMINPVGNTALVYMAAGAVLLGFSSATQDVVIDAYRIETAADDIAMQSVTAATYNAGYRVGMIVAGAGALFLAARLGSHENAYVYAAWRQTYFIMAAVMGVGVAATLLVREPAASAQHTASRSTADNLRLLLLFAVSVGAFVAAFSQSGKVLPQGGGPLAAFGWEAVRLLLSAAAAASVGATVVKSGVVPKKLAADTWIQPITDFFERYGKSALLLLALIGVYRISDIVAGVISNVFYQDMGFSKEEIAAAVKTFGVVMAVAGGFLGGLLSQKFALMKMMMAGAVLAALTNLLFVVLAYRGHDVAFMYLAVGFDNLAAGLAGAVFIAFLSALTNIRFTAVQYAVFSSLMTLLPKTLGGYSGAMVDKIGYPGFFTLTALLGVPVLLLVYLAEKKLFAKNSSGE, encoded by the coding sequence ATGCAGCAGAATTCTTCTAAAAATTGGCTGGCTGCGGCGGCCGTCTACACAGACCGCCGCGCAGTTGCACTGTTTTTTCTCGGCTTTTCGGCAGGTGTGCCGATTTTGCTGATTTTTTCCAGTTTGTCGCTGTGGCTGCGCGAAGCGGGGGTGGAACGCAGCACGGTAACGATGTTCAGTTGGGCGGCTTTGGCCTATTCGTTCAAATTTGTGTGGGCGCCGCTGATCGATTCATTGCCGCTGCCGTTTTTCACCCGTGCGCTGGGCAAGCGGCGCGGTTGGCTGTTGTTTTCGCAGGTGATGGTGGTTGCGGCGGTTTGCAGCATAGCCATGATTAACCCTGTCGGCAATACGGCATTGGTTTATATGGCCGCAGGCGCGGTGTTGCTGGGTTTTTCATCGGCCACGCAAGATGTGGTGATTGACGCCTACCGTATCGAAACGGCAGCAGACGATATCGCAATGCAGTCGGTAACGGCCGCCACTTATAACGCGGGCTACCGCGTAGGAATGATTGTGGCGGGCGCGGGCGCGCTGTTTTTAGCGGCGAGACTCGGTTCGCACGAAAACGCTTATGTATATGCAGCCTGGCGGCAAACTTATTTCATTATGGCCGCCGTAATGGGCGTGGGGGTGGCGGCAACGCTGCTGGTGCGCGAACCTGCCGCATCGGCGCAGCATACCGCTTCGCGCTCCACCGCCGACAATCTGCGCCTGCTGCTGCTGTTTGCTGTATCTGTGGGGGCGTTTGTGGCGGCATTCTCGCAATCGGGCAAGGTGCTGCCGCAGGGCGGGGGGCCGTTGGCGGCCTTCGGTTGGGAAGCCGTACGCCTGCTGCTTTCCGCCGCTGCCGCCGCCTCAGTGGGCGCAACGGTGGTGAAAAGCGGTGTGGTGCCTAAAAAGCTGGCCGCAGACACCTGGATACAGCCGATTACCGATTTTTTCGAACGCTACGGCAAATCGGCGCTGCTGCTGTTGGCCTTAATCGGCGTTTACCGCATTTCCGACATCGTGGCAGGTGTGATTTCCAATGTGTTTTATCAGGACATGGGCTTCAGCAAAGAAGAAATCGCCGCAGCGGTGAAAACCTTCGGCGTGGTGATGGCAGTGGCCGGCGGTTTTCTCGGCGGGTTGTTGTCGCAGAAATTCGCCCTGATGAAAATGATGATGGCAGGCGCAGTGCTGGCGGCACTGACCAACCTGCTGTTTGTGGTACTGGCCTACCGTGGGCACGATGTGGCGTTTATGTATTTGGCGGTGGGGTTCGACAATCTCGCCGCAGGCTTGGCGGGCGCAGTGTTTATCGCCTTTTTGTCGGCACTCACCAATATCCGCTTCACCGCCGTGCAATATGCGGTTTTCAGCTCGCTGATGACGCTGTTGCCCAAAACTTTAGGAGGCTATTCAGGCGCGATGGTCGATAAAATCGGCTACCCGGGTTTTTTTACACTAACCGCGCTGTTGGGTGTGCCGGTATTGCTGCTGGTGTACTTGGCCGAGAAAAAACTATTCGCCAAAAACAGCAGCGGGGAATAA
- a CDS encoding DUF1653 domain-containing protein — MMNTVKPGIYRHYKGNLYEVLGTARHSETEELLVVYRALYGDYGLWVRPAAMFAESVGGVLRFSCIRGF; from the coding sequence ATGATGAATACAGTCAAGCCGGGAATCTACCGCCACTATAAAGGCAATTTATACGAAGTGCTCGGCACCGCCCGCCACAGCGAAACCGAAGAGCTGTTGGTGGTTTACCGCGCCCTCTACGGTGATTACGGCTTATGGGTGCGCCCCGCTGCCATGTTTGCCGAAAGTGTCGGCGGCGTTTTGCGCTTTAGCTGCATACGCGGATTTTAA
- the clpS gene encoding ATP-dependent Clp protease adapter ClpS, with protein sequence MSQNHTRRDAETALLDRMKTTPPKRYGVYLLNDDYTTMNFVVEVLTGIFMLPKERAVAVMLLVHHEGRGLCGIYTRDIADTKQQQVLQRARLEGYPLQCIVEEI encoded by the coding sequence ATGAGCCAAAACCACACCCGCCGCGATGCCGAAACCGCACTGTTGGACCGTATGAAAACCACTCCGCCCAAACGGTATGGCGTTTATCTGCTCAATGATGACTACACCACCATGAATTTCGTGGTGGAAGTGCTCACCGGTATCTTTATGCTGCCCAAAGAGCGCGCGGTTGCCGTGATGCTGCTGGTGCATCACGAAGGCAGGGGGCTTTGCGGCATTTACACCCGCGATATCGCCGATACCAAACAACAGCAGGTTTTACAGCGGGCACGGCTCGAAGGCTACCCGCTGCAATGTATTGTTGAGGAAATTTGA
- the clpA gene encoding ATP-dependent Clp protease ATP-binding subunit ClpA: protein MISAELEQILQQIYTDARKQKYELISLEHLLLTLIEQSEDVAGILTRCGADCGVLTEQLISSMLDNTPTLPPHLFDNTETEPTLGFQRVLQRAVIHAQSAGKKEVKPVDVLVALMDETDSHAVYFLQLQSVTRYDLLRCLAHGITPEGGSNGSGREEEYGNSQTADSGNALADYTVNLNAEVQAGRIDPLIGRKHEMERLVQTLCRRRKNNPLLVGEAGVGKTALAEGLAHLIAKGQVPDTLRNAAVFSLDMGALLAGTKYRGDFEARIKAVLKALAEIPNAVLFVDEIHTIIGAGSTSGGTMDASNLLKPALAKGRLRCIGATTYHEYRTIFDKDHALSRRFQKIDIIEPSIAETVQILHGLKSAFEDFHQIRYTAGALEAAAELSARHINERFLPDKAIDVMDEAGAAQQILPKSKQKKVIGKAQIETVVAKIARIPEKTVSHSDKQMLQYLSRDLKNKVFGQDAAIEALAAAVKMARSGLGQPDKPIGSFLFSGPTGVGKTEAARQLALSLGVPLQRFDMSEYMERHAVSRLIGAPPGYVGFEQGGLITEAVNKQPFCVLLLDEIEKAHPDIFNILLQVMDYGTLTDNNGKRADFRNVIIIMTTNAGAESLSRPTIGFAGQRGRGDEMQAVNKLFTPEFRNRLDAVIPFAPLNEAVIAKVVDKFLLQLEQQLLHKKVAAEFTPALRKYLAEKGFDPQMGARPMNRLIQEKIRKVLADELLFGRLSDGGSVRIDWDATKEQTVLKFKKTAPRKAAAAAV from the coding sequence ATGATTTCAGCCGAACTCGAGCAGATTCTGCAACAGATTTACACCGATGCACGCAAACAGAAATACGAGCTGATCAGCTTGGAACACTTGCTGTTGACGCTCATCGAACAAAGCGAAGACGTGGCCGGCATCTTAACGCGCTGCGGCGCGGATTGCGGCGTGCTTACCGAACAGCTGATCAGCAGCATGCTAGACAATACTCCCACTTTGCCGCCGCACCTGTTCGACAACACCGAAACCGAGCCCACCCTCGGCTTTCAGCGCGTGTTGCAGCGGGCGGTGATACACGCGCAGTCGGCCGGCAAAAAAGAAGTGAAACCGGTGGACGTGCTGGTGGCACTGATGGACGAAACCGACAGCCATGCAGTGTATTTTCTGCAACTGCAATCGGTTACGCGCTACGATTTGCTGCGCTGTCTCGCCCACGGCATCACACCCGAAGGCGGCAGCAACGGCAGCGGCCGTGAAGAAGAATACGGCAACAGCCAAACCGCAGACAGCGGCAACGCACTGGCCGACTACACCGTCAATCTCAATGCCGAGGTGCAGGCAGGCCGCATCGACCCTTTAATCGGCCGCAAACACGAGATGGAGCGTTTGGTGCAAACCCTTTGCCGCCGCCGCAAAAACAACCCCCTGCTGGTGGGCGAGGCCGGAGTAGGCAAAACTGCACTGGCCGAAGGCTTGGCGCATTTGATTGCGAAAGGCCAAGTGCCCGACACCCTTCGCAATGCCGCCGTGTTTTCGCTCGATATGGGCGCGCTGCTGGCCGGCACCAAATACCGCGGCGATTTCGAAGCGCGCATCAAGGCCGTCTTAAAAGCACTGGCGGAAATCCCCAATGCCGTGTTGTTTGTAGATGAAATCCACACCATTATCGGCGCGGGCAGTACCTCGGGCGGCACAATGGACGCTTCCAACCTGCTCAAGCCTGCACTGGCCAAAGGCCGGCTACGCTGCATCGGCGCCACCACCTACCACGAATACCGCACCATTTTCGATAAAGACCATGCCTTAAGCCGCCGTTTTCAGAAAATCGACATCATCGAGCCGAGCATCGCCGAAACCGTACAGATTCTGCACGGCCTGAAAAGTGCCTTCGAAGATTTCCACCAAATACGCTACACCGCAGGCGCGCTGGAGGCCGCTGCCGAATTGTCGGCCCGCCACATCAACGAGCGTTTTCTGCCCGACAAAGCCATAGATGTGATGGACGAAGCCGGAGCCGCCCAGCAGATTCTGCCCAAATCCAAGCAGAAAAAAGTGATCGGCAAAGCCCAAATCGAAACGGTAGTGGCCAAAATAGCGCGCATTCCCGAAAAAACCGTATCGCACAGCGACAAACAAATGTTGCAATATTTGAGCCGCGATTTGAAAAACAAGGTATTCGGGCAGGATGCCGCCATCGAAGCCTTAGCGGCTGCTGTGAAAATGGCACGCTCCGGTTTGGGGCAGCCCGACAAACCCATCGGCAGTTTTTTGTTTTCCGGCCCCACCGGCGTGGGCAAAACCGAAGCAGCGCGCCAACTCGCCCTCTCGCTCGGCGTGCCGCTGCAACGCTTCGATATGTCGGAATACATGGAGCGCCATGCCGTTTCACGCCTGATCGGCGCACCGCCGGGTTATGTGGGCTTCGAGCAGGGCGGGCTGATCACCGAAGCAGTCAATAAGCAGCCGTTTTGCGTGCTGCTGCTCGATGAAATCGAAAAAGCCCACCCCGATATTTTCAACATACTGCTGCAAGTGATGGATTACGGAACACTCACCGACAACAACGGCAAGCGTGCCGATTTCCGCAACGTAATCATCATCATGACCACCAACGCAGGAGCAGAAAGCCTGAGCAGGCCCACCATCGGTTTTGCCGGACAACGCGGGCGGGGCGATGAAATGCAGGCCGTCAACAAACTGTTTACGCCCGAATTCCGCAACCGTTTGGATGCCGTTATTCCGTTTGCACCGTTAAACGAAGCCGTGATTGCCAAAGTTGTGGATAAATTCCTGCTGCAACTGGAGCAGCAGCTTCTCCACAAAAAAGTGGCAGCCGAATTTACCCCCGCACTACGCAAATATCTGGCCGAAAAAGGCTTCGACCCTCAGATGGGCGCCCGCCCGATGAACCGCCTGATCCAGGAAAAAATCCGCAAAGTGTTGGCCGACGAGCTGCTGTTCGGCCGCCTTAGCGACGGCGGCTCCGTGCGCATAGACTGGGATGCGACTAAAGAACAAACCGTGTTGAAGTTTAAGAAAACCGCGCCGCGCAAAGCGGCAGCTGCGGCGGTGTAA
- the smpB gene encoding SsrA-binding protein SmpB gives MSIANNRKAFHDYFIEDQIEAGLVLEGWEVKAVRAGRVQLKESYIHWKKDAFYLVGCHITALPAASTHVKPDPVRPRKLLLKQPEINKLIGKTERAGYTIVPLNLHYSRGCIKMDIGLAKGKKQHDKRQSLKEADWKREKQRLMKNAG, from the coding sequence ATGAGCATCGCCAACAACCGCAAAGCCTTTCACGATTATTTTATCGAAGACCAAATCGAAGCCGGTTTGGTGCTCGAGGGCTGGGAAGTGAAAGCCGTCCGCGCAGGCCGCGTGCAGCTCAAAGAGAGCTATATCCATTGGAAGAAAGACGCGTTTTATCTGGTGGGCTGCCACATCACCGCGCTGCCGGCCGCCTCCACCCATGTGAAGCCCGATCCGGTGCGCCCGCGCAAACTGCTGCTGAAACAGCCGGAAATCAACAAACTAATCGGCAAAACCGAGCGTGCGGGCTACACCATTGTGCCGCTGAACCTGCATTACAGCCGGGGCTGTATCAAAATGGACATCGGCCTGGCCAAAGGCAAAAAGCAGCACGACAAACGCCAAAGCCTGAAAGAAGCCGACTGGAAGCGCGAGAAACAGCGTTTGATGAAAAACGCGGGTTAG
- a CDS encoding IS1595 family transposase, protein MRKSRLSQYKQNKLIELFVAGVTARTAAQLVSVNKNTAAYYFHRLRLLIYHNSPHLEMLDGEVEVDESYFGGQRKGKRGRGAAGKVAVFGLLKRNGKVYTVAVPNTQTATLLPIIREQVKPDSIVYTDCYKSYDVLDVSEFSHFRINHSTHFAERQNHINGIENFWNQAKRHLRKFNGIPKEHFELYLKECEWRFNNSEIKFQISILKQLVKQDLF, encoded by the coding sequence ATGAGAAAAAGTCGTTTAAGTCAGTACAAGCAAAACAAACTGATTGAACTATTTGTTGCAGGTGTTACCGCCCGCACAGCGGCGCAATTAGTTAGCGTCAATAAAAATACCGCTGCCTATTACTTCCACCGTTTGCGCTTACTTATCTATCACAACAGCCCGCATCTGGAAATGCTTGATGGTGAAGTAGAAGTTGATGAAAGCTATTTTGGCGGACAACGCAAAGGCAAACGTGGTCGCGGTGCGGCTGGCAAAGTGGCTGTATTCGGGCTTTTGAAGCGTAATGGTAAGGTTTACACCGTTGCCGTACCCAATACACAAACTGCGACTTTATTGCCAATTATCCGCGAGCAAGTGAAGCCTGATAGCATTGTTTATACCGATTGTTACAAAAGTTATGACGTTCTTGATGTGAGCGAATTTTCACATTTTCGGATCAATCACAGCACACATTTTGCTGAGCGACAAAATCACATTAACGGAATTGAGAACTTTTGGAACCAAGCAAAACGCCATTTACGCAAGTTTAACGGCATTCCCAAAGAGCATTTTGAACTGTATTTGAAAGAGTGTGAATGGCGTTTTAACAACAGTGAGATAAAATTTCAAATTTCTATTTTAAAACAATTAGTAAAGCAGGATTTGTTCTAG
- a CDS encoding IS1595 family transposase, protein MRKSRLSQYKQNKLIELFVAGVTARTAAQLVSVNKNTAAYYFHRLRLLIYHNSPHLEMLDGEVEVDESYFGGQRKGKRGRGAAGKVAVFGLLKRNGKVYTVAVPNTQTATLLPIIREQVKPDSIVYTDCYKSYDVLDVSEFSHFRINHSTHFAERQNHINGIENFWNQAKRHLRKFNGIPKEHFELYLKECEWRFNNSEIKFQISILKQLVKQDLF, encoded by the coding sequence ATGAGAAAAAGTCGTTTAAGTCAGTACAAGCAAAACAAACTGATTGAACTATTTGTTGCAGGTGTTACCGCTCGCACAGCGGCGCAATTAGTTAGCGTCAATAAAAATACCGCTGCCTATTACTTCCACCGTTTGCGCTTACTTATCTATCACAACAGCCCGCATCTGGAAATGCTTGATGGTGAAGTAGAAGTTGATGAAAGCTATTTTGGCGGACAACGCAAAGGCAAACGTGGTCGCGGTGCGGCTGGCAAAGTGGCTGTATTCGGGCTTTTGAAGCGTAATGGTAAGGTTTACACCGTTGCCGTACCCAATACACAAACTGCGACTTTATTGCCAATTATCCGCGAGCAAGTGAAGCCTGATAGCATTGTTTATACCGATTGTTACAAAAGTTATGACGTTCTTGATGTGAGCGAATTTTCACATTTTCGGATCAATCACAGCACACATTTTGCTGAGCGACAAAATCACATTAACGGAATTGAGAACTTTTGGAACCAAGCAAAACGCCATTTACGCAAGTTTAACGGCATTCCCAAAGAGCATTTTGAACTGTATTTGAAAGAGTGTGAATGGCGTTTTAACAACAGTGAGATAAAATTTCAAATTTCTATTTTAAAACAATTAGTAAAGCAGGATTTGTTCTAG
- a CDS encoding cold-shock protein gives MATGIVKWFNDAKGFGFITPDEGGEDLFAHFSAINMEGFKTLKEGQRVSFDVTTGPKGKQAANIQAA, from the coding sequence ATGGCAACCGGTATTGTTAAATGGTTTAACGACGCTAAAGGTTTTGGTTTTATCACCCCCGATGAAGGCGGCGAAGATTTGTTTGCCCATTTCTCTGCCATCAATATGGAAGGTTTCAAAACCCTGAAAGAAGGCCAACGTGTTTCTTTCGATGTAACCACCGGCCCCAAAGGCAAACAAGCCGCCAATATTCAGGCTGCTTGA